From one Leptospira stimsonii genomic stretch:
- a CDS encoding penicillin-binding transpeptidase domain-containing protein — MAIEKKFGPGSLLKTFSALVLLKYKNEMAFSPSEKIHCEGRFYPEDKISITKIDLSRFHLPRDQNGKKYLRCSLREGHGRVDLEQALIQSCNVYFLKNASKNPEFFYSKLRSEFDLTNSAQSRLTPYKETPGNFEEFPTNLRRVSSSIGEGGFLLSPLKVSQLYASIWTLGPRLSPSWEDSGNRIKVSDNPFTSRDIHLILSALGSVPKIGTLKELKSFNNSAIEIVGAKTGTGTIYSKRYETHGWITLYFKLKRKNYLLTAFVEKGSGSKQAQSLVLRILNEIGKQDNLSWRKE, encoded by the coding sequence ATGGCTATTGAAAAAAAGTTTGGTCCCGGTTCTCTTCTAAAAACTTTCTCCGCTCTAGTCCTTTTAAAATATAAGAATGAGATGGCCTTTTCACCGTCCGAAAAAATTCACTGTGAAGGTCGATTTTATCCGGAAGATAAGATCTCGATTACGAAGATTGATTTGTCGCGCTTTCATCTTCCTCGGGATCAGAACGGAAAAAAATACTTACGTTGTTCTTTGAGAGAGGGGCATGGCCGAGTCGATTTAGAGCAGGCATTGATTCAATCTTGTAACGTATATTTTCTTAAAAACGCGAGTAAGAATCCCGAGTTTTTTTATTCGAAACTGAGATCCGAATTCGATTTAACAAATTCAGCTCAGTCGAGACTGACACCTTACAAAGAAACACCCGGAAATTTTGAAGAGTTTCCTACGAATCTGAGAAGAGTGAGTTCGTCGATCGGTGAAGGCGGATTCTTATTGAGTCCCTTAAAAGTATCACAACTGTATGCTTCCATTTGGACTTTGGGTCCGAGGCTTTCTCCTTCTTGGGAAGATTCCGGAAATAGAATCAAGGTAAGCGATAATCCGTTTACGAGTCGGGATATCCATCTTATTTTATCCGCTTTAGGCTCCGTTCCAAAAATAGGAACTCTCAAAGAACTCAAATCTTTTAACAACTCTGCTATAGAAATTGTGGGCGCAAAGACGGGAACCGGAACCATCTATTCGAAACGATATGAGACGCACGGTTGGATCACTTTGTATTTTAAGTTGAAAAGGAAGAATTATCTGCTGACCGCTTTTGTGGAAAAAGGCTCGGGAAGCAAACAAGCGCAGAGCTTGGTATTAAGAATCCTAAACGAAATCGGAAAACAGGACAACCTTTCTTGGAGAAAAGAATGA
- a CDS encoding 4Fe-4S dicluster domain-containing protein — protein sequence MNRKDFFKKGLARMLDLAQESAADIASGFKEITSEHPTKPAPKKKSKKNSKKEAAFLLPHQIKSSRKKKIRNVQAPPGALDETKFLKKCTGCGDCIYACPYSVLFPVFDETTEKHVPRMDVNLNACMLCEDWPCIKACKEEALLPLKEAPKFGQAKGIFEFCLNHKTGETTCSNCKDSCPVEGVVNFKGTKPSFSKACTGCGQCVSACPTFPRAIRIQ from the coding sequence TTGAACCGAAAGGATTTTTTTAAAAAGGGTCTGGCAAGAATGCTGGACCTCGCGCAAGAAAGCGCCGCCGATATCGCATCCGGTTTTAAAGAAATCACATCCGAGCATCCAACAAAACCGGCTCCGAAAAAAAAATCGAAGAAGAATTCCAAGAAGGAAGCGGCCTTTCTTCTTCCGCACCAAATCAAATCCAGTAGAAAGAAAAAGATCCGCAACGTACAGGCGCCGCCTGGTGCGTTAGACGAAACCAAATTCTTAAAAAAATGCACCGGTTGTGGTGATTGTATTTATGCCTGTCCTTATAGCGTTTTGTTTCCCGTTTTCGACGAAACGACGGAAAAACACGTTCCAAGAATGGACGTAAACTTAAACGCATGTATGCTTTGTGAGGACTGGCCTTGTATCAAAGCTTGCAAAGAGGAAGCGCTTTTGCCTTTGAAGGAAGCGCCTAAGTTCGGACAAGCGAAAGGTATTTTCGAATTTTGTCTCAATCACAAAACGGGAGAAACGACTTGTTCCAATTGTAAGGATAGTTGCCCCGTAGAAGGTGTCGTAAACTTCAAAGGAACCAAACCTTCGTTTTCGAAAGCGTGCACGGGTTGCGGCCAGTGTGTGTCCGCGTGTCCTACGTTTCCGAGAGCGATTCGTATTCAATAA
- the murA gene encoding UDP-N-acetylglucosamine 1-carboxyvinyltransferase, with amino-acid sequence MSSSYFKIIGKTPLHGTVVPQGNKNEALPLLGAVCMVPGTVRITNIPMISDVLMLMEVLRHLGMEITEEEPGTFLFKHDGNLKNQLPEELCSRIRGAVTLAGPILAMTGRVFLPKPGGDKIGRRRLDTHLLALQALGASIEVFPDGYEIKADRLRGADILMDEASVTGTENAVMAAVFAEGTTILRHAASEPHVQRLCEFLNSAGAKISGIGSNILTIEGVTSLKAPQKDHKIGSDYLEVGSFISLAAVTGGELMIRDVELEDIRMIRMVYSRLGIEVRPHENGILVPADQKMEIIPDYHGATPKIDDSPWPGFPADMTSVALVTATQCKGTVLIHEKMFESRLFFVDNIIAMGAQIILCDPHRAIVIGHSRLYGQKVASPDIRAGMAMIIAALCAEGTSYIHNIGQIDRGFENIDTRLRALGARIERVRED; translated from the coding sequence ATGAGTTCTTCGTATTTTAAGATCATTGGAAAGACCCCTCTTCATGGAACCGTGGTTCCACAGGGAAATAAAAATGAGGCCCTCCCCTTATTGGGAGCGGTTTGTATGGTTCCCGGAACCGTTCGAATCACCAATATCCCGATGATCTCAGACGTTCTTATGCTCATGGAAGTCCTCCGTCATCTTGGGATGGAAATTACGGAAGAAGAACCCGGAACTTTTTTATTCAAACACGATGGGAATCTCAAAAACCAACTTCCCGAAGAACTCTGTTCCCGGATCCGAGGAGCCGTGACGTTAGCGGGTCCGATTCTTGCGATGACGGGACGTGTCTTTCTTCCGAAACCAGGCGGAGATAAAATCGGAAGAAGAAGGCTTGATACGCATCTTCTCGCCTTACAAGCGTTAGGTGCAAGCATCGAAGTTTTTCCGGACGGATATGAAATCAAAGCGGACCGACTCCGAGGAGCCGACATCCTAATGGACGAAGCCTCCGTTACCGGTACGGAGAACGCAGTGATGGCCGCTGTCTTCGCGGAGGGAACGACGATTCTAAGACACGCCGCAAGCGAACCTCATGTACAACGACTTTGTGAATTTTTAAATTCTGCGGGAGCAAAGATATCGGGAATCGGTTCGAACATTCTTACGATCGAAGGGGTAACATCTTTAAAAGCACCGCAAAAAGATCATAAGATCGGTTCGGACTATTTGGAAGTCGGTTCCTTTATCAGCTTAGCCGCGGTCACAGGCGGTGAACTCATGATCCGCGACGTTGAACTCGAAGACATTCGTATGATTCGAATGGTCTATTCTCGTCTTGGAATCGAAGTCCGCCCTCATGAAAACGGTATCTTAGTTCCTGCGGATCAAAAGATGGAAATCATTCCTGATTACCACGGAGCCACGCCGAAAATCGACGATTCTCCATGGCCTGGATTTCCGGCGGATATGACTTCCGTTGCGTTAGTCACAGCGACACAGTGCAAAGGAACCGTTTTGATCCACGAGAAAATGTTTGAGTCAAGACTCTTCTTCGTGGATAATATCATCGCGATGGGAGCGCAGATCATCCTCTGTGATCCGCACAGGGCCATCGTGATCGGACATTCCAGACTTTACGGTCAGAAGGTTGCGAGTCCCGATATCCGCGCGGGTATGGCTATGATCATCGCCGCCTTGTGTGCGGAAGGAACGAGTTATATTCACAACATCGGACAAATCGATCGCGGTTTTGAAAACATCGATACACGTCTAAGAGCACTTGGCGCAAGAATTGAACGAGTAAGAGAAGATTGA
- a CDS encoding apolipoprotein N-acyltransferase, with protein MDNFHHRFQQFQKTVWFNLFCYFWTGIFSFLAFAPISLSHFVWIAPFGLFWLSLKYQGKYKKLFYQGLIIGVVFYAISFHWIIHMAITFGNFPYVIAVLILLFAGLLFSLKFPLFMMSFSFLSGKIGRHSVWVAGFCGLLSELIGPQLFPWYWGNLAAGNIVLAQNVEITGVYGLSFLVFVVSYTLFQSNPWHWKEILNSKEKRNQYLRFVALPSILLLSFVISGAVLYKKWENVKPTKSVKVLVIQPDAPLSFRDGREVKESIEALMARIEKLADEGVTRMGSKPDLIVLPEAGVPFFSAHNTPVTTVARRLYWHRFDSLMFLLANKYKANVFFNEIDAGYKGTPGAKNLRYYNNNVLYDPNGDRRDSYQKKFLLMFGEYMPFDFLYELSQQTGRFEPGLNHNLIRYYTPQEKEKAPKGLHLGWLDTENLSHEAVRAYYESAKTEVKESGKFLPLICYEVILPEFVREFRTAGNPEFIVNLTNDKWYGTTTESDQHMELGRLRSIELRRWMVRSTNSGISANIDHLGRFVGGKKTGLMTSESLSETIDVIDSPPTFYTQYGNLIPWLMLFLTGIYYLNLLIGIRKGKKV; from the coding sequence ATGGATAATTTTCACCATCGTTTTCAGCAATTCCAGAAGACAGTCTGGTTTAACCTATTCTGTTATTTTTGGACCGGTATTTTTTCTTTCTTAGCGTTCGCTCCCATTTCCTTGAGCCATTTTGTTTGGATCGCTCCCTTCGGCCTTTTTTGGCTCAGCCTAAAATATCAGGGTAAGTATAAAAAGTTATTCTATCAAGGTTTGATCATCGGCGTCGTCTTCTACGCGATTTCTTTTCATTGGATCATTCATATGGCGATAACGTTCGGAAACTTTCCGTATGTGATCGCAGTGCTGATTCTTCTATTTGCAGGACTTTTGTTTAGTTTAAAGTTCCCGCTTTTTATGATGAGTTTTTCCTTTCTTTCCGGAAAGATAGGTCGTCATTCGGTTTGGGTCGCGGGTTTTTGCGGACTTCTTTCCGAATTGATCGGGCCACAGTTATTTCCCTGGTATTGGGGAAACTTGGCCGCAGGGAATATCGTTCTCGCCCAAAACGTAGAGATTACCGGTGTCTACGGTCTGAGTTTTCTCGTCTTTGTCGTCTCCTACACTCTCTTCCAATCCAATCCTTGGCATTGGAAAGAAATTCTTAATTCGAAAGAAAAAAGAAACCAGTATCTTCGTTTTGTCGCCTTACCATCGATCCTCCTTCTGAGTTTTGTAATTTCGGGAGCGGTTCTTTATAAAAAATGGGAAAACGTAAAACCTACGAAATCCGTAAAAGTTCTCGTGATTCAACCGGACGCACCTTTGAGTTTCCGTGACGGAAGAGAAGTGAAAGAATCCATCGAGGCTCTTATGGCTCGGATCGAAAAACTTGCCGATGAAGGGGTTACAAGAATGGGAAGCAAGCCGGATCTGATCGTGCTTCCCGAAGCCGGTGTTCCATTCTTCTCTGCTCACAACACTCCTGTGACGACGGTCGCGAGAAGATTGTATTGGCATCGTTTTGATTCTTTGATGTTTCTTCTTGCGAACAAATACAAAGCCAACGTATTCTTTAACGAAATCGACGCGGGCTACAAAGGAACGCCTGGTGCAAAAAATCTTCGATACTACAACAACAACGTTCTCTATGATCCGAACGGGGATCGAAGGGATTCTTATCAGAAAAAATTTCTCCTTATGTTCGGAGAATATATGCCATTCGATTTTCTCTACGAGTTGAGCCAACAGACGGGAAGATTCGAACCGGGATTAAACCACAATCTCATCCGTTATTATACTCCTCAGGAAAAGGAGAAAGCTCCGAAAGGCCTTCATCTTGGATGGTTGGATACGGAGAATCTAAGCCACGAAGCGGTTCGTGCTTACTACGAGTCTGCAAAAACGGAAGTGAAGGAATCAGGAAAATTTCTTCCCTTGATTTGTTACGAAGTGATTCTTCCCGAATTTGTGAGAGAATTTAGAACGGCTGGAAATCCTGAGTTTATCGTCAATCTAACGAACGATAAGTGGTACGGAACTACGACCGAAAGCGATCAGCACATGGAACTCGGAAGGCTTCGTTCTATCGAACTTCGAAGATGGATGGTTCGATCCACGAACTCCGGGATTTCCGCGAACATAGATCATCTCGGACGTTTTGTGGGAGGAAAAAAAACCGGCCTCATGACCTCCGAATCTCTTTCCGAAACCATCGACGTGATCGATTCTCCCCCAACGTTTTATACGCAGTATGGAAATTTGATTCCTTGGTTGATGCTCTTTCTCACGGGAATTTATTATTTGAATCTCCTGATCGGAATTAGAAAAGGAAAGAAAGTCTAA
- a CDS encoding YfaP family protein: MKLRNRHLVEVFFLFFSVFFAFSNVYSQSLIVESPNGGFTTERIQKISGTVSGLNGDRITIVLNGIPQTVPVSQGRFSMNAVVAPGNNLIEIKAGKTSEKVSFFAKVPPRDIKVVLTWDTQTDVDLWVIDPKGEKCYYSHPSTQSGGNLDVDVVDGFGPETFTMAKALPGNYSVQVQYYGSYDKPITRVNAYVVLYEGKSNEKRMQFQFVMTKSQQVYHLANFEIEPEN; encoded by the coding sequence ATGAAACTTAGAAATCGACACTTGGTCGAAGTATTTTTCCTATTCTTTTCTGTATTCTTCGCTTTTTCAAACGTATATTCTCAATCGTTAATTGTAGAATCTCCGAACGGAGGATTTACAACTGAAAGAATACAAAAAATTTCAGGGACCGTTTCCGGATTAAACGGAGATAGAATCACGATCGTCCTCAATGGAATTCCGCAGACTGTTCCCGTAAGCCAAGGAAGGTTCTCGATGAATGCCGTTGTCGCGCCGGGAAATAATTTGATCGAAATCAAAGCGGGAAAAACTTCTGAGAAGGTTTCTTTTTTCGCAAAGGTTCCTCCTCGGGACATCAAGGTGGTCTTGACTTGGGACACACAAACGGACGTGGATCTTTGGGTCATCGATCCGAAAGGGGAAAAGTGCTATTATTCCCATCCTTCCACGCAGTCTGGAGGAAACTTGGACGTGGACGTGGTTGACGGCTTCGGTCCGGAAACTTTTACGATGGCGAAAGCGTTACCCGGTAACTATTCGGTTCAAGTTCAATACTACGGTTCTTATGATAAACCCATCACTCGGGTCAATGCATACGTCGTTCTTTATGAAGGAAAATCCAATGAAAAACGGATGCAGTTTCAGTTTGTTATGACAAAGTCACAACAAGTATATCATCTTGCAAATTTCGAAATCGAACCGGAGAATTGA
- a CDS encoding esterase/lipase family protein, which produces MKIKLRFLKIFLLFSLSNFVFCNFFDSAQWNRNSSEKDCVILIHGFLRSGKQLESLGKFLDQKGFLVVFADYPSRQYGIEEVAENDILPLIRSNCTYPSTRIHFVTHSAGGIVLRYFLSKHSIGNLGRVVLLAPPNHGSEVANFFSGIPFFRWIFGPILSQLKAGPNEFLSGLGNPKFEFGVITGDRSWDPISSMLIPGEDDGKVSVESAQLPTMKDFLLVPRTHTFIMDAPEVQTATFQFLTKGKFESRE; this is translated from the coding sequence ATGAAGATAAAACTTAGATTCTTGAAAATATTCTTACTTTTCTCTTTGTCCAATTTTGTTTTTTGTAACTTTTTCGATTCCGCTCAATGGAACCGAAATTCTTCCGAAAAGGATTGTGTCATTTTGATTCATGGGTTTCTACGATCGGGAAAACAACTGGAGTCCTTAGGGAAATTTCTGGATCAAAAAGGGTTCTTAGTCGTTTTTGCCGATTACCCTTCCAGACAATACGGAATCGAGGAAGTGGCGGAAAACGATATTCTTCCTTTGATTCGATCAAACTGCACATATCCTTCTACGAGGATTCATTTTGTAACTCATTCCGCGGGCGGTATCGTACTTCGATATTTTTTATCAAAACATTCGATTGGAAATTTAGGAAGAGTCGTTTTGTTGGCTCCTCCGAATCATGGAAGCGAAGTAGCGAATTTTTTTAGCGGAATCCCATTCTTCCGTTGGATCTTCGGTCCCATTCTTTCCCAATTAAAGGCGGGCCCGAATGAATTTCTTTCGGGCTTGGGAAATCCAAAATTCGAATTCGGGGTGATCACCGGTGATCGGAGTTGGGATCCGATTTCTTCTATGCTGATCCCAGGGGAAGATGACGGAAAGGTTTCCGTAGAAAGCGCACAACTTCCGACGATGAAGGATTTTCTTTTGGTCCCAAGGACCCATACGTTCATTATGGATGCTCCGGAAGTTCAGACGGCGACATTCCAGTTTTTGACCAAAGGCAAATTCGAAAGCAGGGAGTAA
- a CDS encoding SpoIID/LytB domain-containing protein, whose product MLLRIGFLCFVICFLLPYKTIFSESIPTKIRVGILSKYTPTEIEIRSWNAKVIAGKRFIEKKNSTLRLKANANRIVVHLESKNFSEEFIGFLGGTYEISFPNRKDVFRYSGDLEITSIKGKLALILSIPKNEYTRIATESEFGTLFHTNPQNITAPNWKKEFKSAAETVVLSYALANLNRHKSEGYDLCDLTHCLQYSGRTDRKSKVQEEDSSHYILKDSHGNILEAFFHSACGGNLSRPSVMWKNHKSQENMFRSGKDLWKTNRVLCETSPQFRWENVIHRIDLEKALELKKITQLQTIQKESRVTEVLVKTENGNSSIPIAVFLSKIGKGLGWNQIKSNDFTIENSRNGFLIQGKGFGHGVGLCQYGAREMAFQGATSAEILKFYFPNARLVKL is encoded by the coding sequence ATGCTTCTAAGAATCGGATTTCTCTGTTTTGTAATCTGTTTTTTACTTCCATACAAAACGATTTTTAGCGAATCGATACCGACGAAAATTCGAGTTGGAATTCTATCCAAATATACGCCGACGGAAATTGAAATCCGATCTTGGAATGCGAAGGTCATTGCAGGAAAACGATTCATCGAAAAGAAAAATTCGACGTTACGATTGAAAGCGAACGCGAATCGTATCGTAGTTCATCTCGAATCCAAAAATTTTTCCGAAGAGTTCATCGGTTTTTTAGGCGGAACCTACGAAATTTCTTTTCCAAACCGGAAAGATGTCTTTCGTTATTCCGGAGATTTGGAAATCACATCCATCAAAGGAAAACTCGCCCTAATTCTATCCATTCCAAAAAATGAATATACCCGAATCGCGACCGAGTCCGAATTCGGAACGTTGTTTCATACGAACCCGCAAAACATTACGGCTCCGAATTGGAAAAAAGAATTCAAATCGGCGGCGGAAACGGTAGTTCTTTCCTACGCGCTCGCAAACCTAAACCGCCATAAATCGGAAGGATACGATCTATGCGATTTAACGCATTGTCTTCAATACTCGGGTCGAACGGATCGGAAATCGAAAGTTCAAGAAGAGGATTCTTCCCATTATATTTTAAAGGATTCTCACGGTAACATTCTTGAAGCATTCTTTCACTCGGCCTGCGGTGGCAACCTTTCGCGACCTTCCGTAATGTGGAAGAATCATAAAAGCCAAGAAAACATGTTTCGCTCAGGAAAAGATCTTTGGAAAACGAATCGGGTTCTTTGCGAAACATCCCCACAATTTCGCTGGGAAAACGTTATCCATCGTATCGACCTTGAAAAAGCTTTGGAATTGAAGAAGATCACGCAGTTGCAAACGATTCAAAAAGAATCCAGGGTCACGGAAGTCTTAGTGAAAACCGAAAACGGGAATTCTTCGATTCCCATCGCCGTATTTCTATCCAAAATCGGAAAAGGGTTGGGATGGAACCAGATTAAAAGTAACGATTTTACGATCGAAAATTCCCGGAACGGTTTTCTCATTCAAGGAAAAGGATTTGGACACGGAGTTGGACTTTGCCAGTACGGTGCGAGGGAAATGGCGTTTCAAGGCGCAACGTCAGCTGAAATTCTAAAATTCTATTTTCCGAACGCTAGGCTTGTGAAACTTTGA